Proteins encoded within one genomic window of Setaria italica strain Yugu1 chromosome IV, Setaria_italica_v2.0, whole genome shotgun sequence:
- the LOC101758518 gene encoding ER membrane protein complex subunit 7 homolog, protein MAASFPRHGRLLVLLVVAVVSACLGAAAAHQAGSGEGYTISGRIKIEGANPKGFGLPAKTSNTKVILNGGQRVTFARPDGYFAFHNVPAGTHLIEVSSIGYFFSPVRVDISARNPGYIQAALTETRRVLNELVLEPLKEEQYYEVREPFSVMSLLKSPMGLMVGFMVLMVFVMPKMMENIDPEEMKQAQEQMRNNPVSFSSLLSRAQG, encoded by the exons ATGGCCGCTTCCTTtccccgccacggccgcctcctcgtcctcctcgtcgtcgccgtcgtgtCGGCGTGCCTCGGCGCCGCAGCCGCGCATCAGGCCGG ATCTGGCGAGGGGTACACGATCTCCGGGCGTATCAAGATCGAGG GTGCGAATCCGAAGGGCTTTGGTCTTCCAGCTAAAACATCAAACACAAAAGTGATACTTAATGGTGGTCAGCGGGTTACGTTTGCCAGGCCAGATGGCTACTTTGCATT CCACAATGTGCCAGCTGGAACTCATTTGATTGAAGTCTCCTCAATTGGTTACTTCTTTTCTCCT GTTCGAGTAGACATCAGTGCCAGGAATCCTGGTTATATTCAAGCAGCACTGACTGAAACCAGAAGAGTTCTGAATGAGCTTGTGCTGGAACCTTTGAAAGAAGAGCAGTACTATGAG GTGAGGGAGCCTTTCTCCGTTATGTCACTTTTGAAGAGCCCCATGGGGTTGATGGTCGGTTTTATGGTCCTAATGGTCTTCGTGATGCCCAAGATGATGGAGAACATAG ATCCTGAGGAAATGAAGCAAGCTCAAGAACAAATGAGGAACAACCCTGTATCATTCTCTAGCTTGCTATCCAGAGCGCAGGGCTAG
- the LOC101758921 gene encoding phosphoenolpyruvate phosphatase codes for MMCWGLLVLSLHALSCLVSGVTSSRTSSYVRTAFPSTDIPLESEWFAVPKGYNAPQQVHITQGDYDGKAVIVSWVTQEEPGPSEVFYGKEKQYDQKAEGTTTNYTFYDYKSGYIHHCLVSGLEYNTKYYYKIGNGDSAREFWFETPPAIDPDASYTFGIIGDLGQTFNSLSTLQHYEKTGGQTVLFVGDLSYADRYEHDDGIRWDSWGRLVERSTAYQPWIWNSGNHEIEYRPDLGETSTFKPYLHRYMTPYLASKSSSPMWYAVRRASAHIIVLSSYSPFVKYTPQWWWLKNELKRVDREKTPWLIVLMHSPMYNSNEAHYMEGESMRAAFEKWFVKYKVDLVFAGHVHAYERSYRISNVNYNITSGNRYPVPNKSAPVYITVGDGGNQEGLASRFLDPQPDYSAFREASYGHSILQLKNRTHAVYCWNRNDDGNHVPADTVVFHNQYWTSSTRRRRLKKNHFHLENLEGLISLF; via the exons ATGATGTGCTGGGGTTTGCTGGTGTTATCACTACATGCTCTTTCATGCCTGGTTAGTGGTGTCACCTCTAGTCGCACAAGCTCTTACGTGCGTACAGCATTCCCATCTACTGATATACCTCTAGAAAGTGAATGGTTTGCAGTTCCGAAGGGATACAATGCTCCACAGCAG GTTCATATCACCCAAGGTGACTATGATGGAAAGGCAGTTATAGTATCTTGGGTTACTCAAGAAGAACCTGGGCCAAGTGAAGTGTTTTATGGCAAGGAGAAGCAATATGACCAGAAAGCAGAAGGAACAACAACAAACTATACATTTTACGACTACAAATCTGGATACATACACCACTGCCTTGTTAGTGGCCTTGAG TATAACACTAAGTATTATTATAAGATTGGTAATGGAGATTCAGCTCGAGAATTTTGGTTTGAAACGCCTCCAGCAATTGACCCAGATGCATCTTACACATTTGGCATCATAG GTGATCTGGGGCAAACATTTAATTCTCTGTCAACTCTTCAACATTATGAGAAAACTGGAGGACAAACTGTTCTATTTGTTGGGGACTTGTCATACGCTGATAGATATGAACATGATGATGGCATTCGTTGGGATTCTTGGGGTAGACTTGTTGAACGCAGTACTGCATACCAGCCATGGATTTGGAATTCTGGAAACCATGAAATAGAATACAGGCCTGATCTG GGAGAAACTTCTACGTTCAAGCCATATCTGCATAGATATATGACTCCATATTTGGCATCAAAGAGTAGTTCTCCTATGTGGTATGCTGTCAGGCGTGCATCTGCTCATATCATTGTGCTGTCTAGCTACTCTCCATTTG TAAAATACACTCCTCAGTGGTGGTGGCTGAAGAATGAACTCAAGCGTGTGGACAGGGAGAAGACACCTTGGCTTATAGTTCTCATGCATTCTCCCATGTACAACAGCAATGAGGCACACTATATGGAGGGAGAGAGCATGAGGGCTGCTTTTGAGAAATGGTTTGTTAAGTACAAGGTTGACTTGGTGTTTGCGGGACATGTTCATGCTTATGAGAGATCA TATCGCATTTCAAATGTCAACTACAACATAACATCAGGAAATAGATATCCGGTGCCAAACAAATCTGCTCCTGTTTACATAACTGTTGGTGATGGAGGCAACCAGGAAGGACTTGCTTCAAG GTTTTTGGACCCCCAGCCAGACTACTCTGCATTCAGGGAAGCTAGTTATGGCCATTCAATTTTACAACTGAAAAACAGGACTCATGCTGTCTATTGTTGGAATAGAAATGACGATGGGAATCACGTTCCAGCAGACACCGTGGTGTTCCATAACCAATACTG GACAAGCAGCACGCGCCGCAGGAGGCTGAAGAAGAACCATTTCCATCTGGAGAACCTTGAGGGTCTGATCTCCCTATTCTAA